A window from Caulobacter sp. X encodes these proteins:
- a CDS encoding efflux transporter outer membrane subunit produces the protein MFRNLTLILLASTAVSACTLAPKYERPTLPVAQTWSTPTTEPAGSVTAADLDWRQVLVDPRLQGVVDLALKQNRDLRVAVLNIEKARATYGVQRANLFPAINGVLGEQRARTPPSVSSTGSAIDTETYSATIGFTAYELDLFGRVRSLNQQALQSFFATEETARATRISLIAETANAWLTLAADQDRLALAQSTLATREQSLALTRRQVDGGVGSLLDLRTAETQAETARSDVASYAAQVAQDRNALVLLTGGEVPAELLPSGDLSSAKILADLPAGLPSDVLARRPDVLSAEHSLQGANANIGAARAAFFPRISLTGSTGATSGDLNDLFKNGTGSWSFTPQISLPIFAGGANVANLNSAKASRDIAVATYEKTVQTAFREVSDALSIRQTVSDRLAAQERLVSAATDRERLSQQRRDAGVDSALTLLDAQRTLYSAQLGLISARLDRATNLVTLYKTLGGGAPAR, from the coding sequence ATGTTCCGTAACCTCACCCTGATCCTGCTGGCCTCCACGGCGGTCAGCGCCTGCACCCTAGCGCCCAAGTACGAGCGCCCGACCCTGCCGGTCGCCCAGACCTGGTCCACGCCGACCACCGAGCCCGCGGGCTCGGTCACGGCCGCCGACCTCGACTGGCGCCAGGTGCTGGTCGATCCGCGCCTGCAAGGCGTGGTCGACCTGGCCCTCAAGCAGAACCGCGACCTGCGCGTGGCGGTGCTGAACATCGAGAAGGCCCGCGCCACCTATGGCGTCCAGCGGGCCAATCTGTTCCCGGCCATCAACGGCGTCCTCGGCGAGCAACGCGCCCGCACGCCGCCGTCGGTGTCCAGCACCGGGAGCGCGATCGACACCGAGACCTACAGCGCCACCATCGGCTTCACGGCCTATGAGCTGGACCTGTTCGGCCGCGTCCGCAGCCTGAACCAGCAGGCGCTGCAGAGCTTCTTCGCCACCGAGGAAACCGCGCGCGCCACCCGGATCAGCCTGATCGCCGAGACGGCCAACGCCTGGCTGACCCTGGCCGCCGACCAGGACCGCCTGGCCCTGGCCCAAAGCACCCTGGCCACGCGCGAGCAGTCCCTGGCCCTGACCCGTCGCCAGGTCGACGGCGGGGTCGGCTCGCTGCTCGATCTGCGCACCGCCGAGACCCAGGCCGAAACCGCCCGTTCGGACGTGGCGTCCTACGCCGCCCAGGTGGCCCAGGACCGCAACGCCCTGGTGCTGCTGACCGGCGGCGAGGTCCCGGCCGAGCTGCTGCCTTCCGGCGACCTGTCCTCGGCCAAGATCCTGGCCGACCTGCCGGCGGGCCTGCCGTCCGACGTCCTGGCGCGTCGCCCGGACGTGCTGTCGGCCGAGCACAGCCTGCAAGGCGCCAACGCCAATATCGGCGCGGCCCGCGCGGCCTTCTTCCCGCGCATCAGCCTGACCGGTTCGACTGGCGCGACCAGCGGCGACCTCAATGACCTGTTCAAGAACGGCACGGGCAGCTGGAGCTTCACGCCCCAGATCAGCCTGCCGATCTTCGCGGGCGGGGCCAATGTCGCGAACCTGAACAGCGCCAAGGCCAGCCGCGACATCGCGGTGGCGACCTATGAGAAGACCGTCCAGACGGCCTTCCGCGAGGTCTCCGACGCCCTGTCGATCCGCCAGACGGTCTCCGATCGCCTGGCCGCCCAGGAGCGTCTGGTCTCCGCCGCGACCGACCGCGAACGCCTGTCGCAGCAGCGCCGGGACGCGGGCGTCGACAGCGCCCTGACCCTGTTGGACGCCCAGCGCACGCTGTACTCGGCCCAGCTGGGCCTGATCTCGGCGCGCCTGGATCGGGCCACCAACCTGGTGACCCTGTACAAGACGCTCGGCGGCGGCGCCCCCGCCCGCTGA
- a CDS encoding Lrp/AsnC ligand binding domain-containing protein, which translates to MAISALDDTDRRLLRVLQADGRITNAELAKRCNLSPAATFDRVRRLKERGYITGYAALLDPAKVDRALLIFVEVVLERTTGETFEDFAAAVRRAPEVLECHMVAGGFDYLIKARVKDMEAYRGFLGDILVKMPGVRETRTYAVLEEVKSTVQLPL; encoded by the coding sequence ATGGCCATTTCCGCTCTAGACGATACCGATCGCCGACTACTCAGGGTTTTGCAGGCCGATGGGCGCATCACCAACGCCGAGCTCGCCAAGCGCTGCAATCTCTCGCCGGCGGCCACCTTCGACCGCGTCCGGCGGCTAAAGGAGCGCGGCTACATCACCGGCTACGCGGCGCTGCTGGACCCGGCCAAGGTCGACCGGGCGCTGCTGATCTTCGTGGAGGTGGTGCTGGAGCGGACCACGGGCGAGACCTTCGAGGACTTCGCCGCCGCCGTGCGCCGCGCGCCCGAGGTTCTGGAGTGCCACATGGTGGCTGGCGGCTTCGACTACCTGATCAAGGCTCGCGTGAAGGACATGGAGGCCTATCGCGGCTTCCTGGGCGACATCCTGGTCAAGATGCCGGGCGTGCGCGAGACCCGCACCTACGCCGTGCTCGAGGAGGTCAAGAGCACGGTGCAGCTGCCGCTTTAG
- the putA gene encoding bifunctional proline dehydrogenase/L-glutamate gamma-semialdehyde dehydrogenase PutA: MNWDSLDDGKYRDEAAVIADLLAAAPLSSEDRAAVRAEAEALVRGARRSVRKQGVVESFLQEFSLGTREGLALMCLAEALLRTPDDDTRDKLIAEKIGSADWASHLGGSDSLFVNASTWGLMLTGKIVEPDDEARKDMPGFIKKLAGRLGEPVIRAAVGQAIRIMGEQFVLGRTIEAAIKRAANEDTMCSFDMLGEGARTAADAERYEKAYADAITTVGKLSNGAGPEKGHGVSVKLSALCPRYEATHEDRVWEELYPRTLRLAKIAARYDLNFTIDAEEADRLALSLKLLDKLCREPELGDWTGLGLAVQAYQKRCGEVIARLRALSEATGRRLMVRLVKGAYWDSEIKRAQVAGRPDYPVYTTKPATDLSYLVNAKALIDAAPALYAQFATHNAHTLAAVVRMAKNADVRIEHQRLHGMGEALYKAADDLYDGITLRAYAPVGGHEDLLPYLVRRLLENGANTSFVHALLDERVPVEKVVTDPIDTVEAHPDRHAKIPTPIHVYGRRRQNSAGLDLSVKADRERLAAAVTAVDAETLSAGPLVGGKLAVGTPPLPVVAPADEGRVVGAVSEAQLPQIDEAFRLARAAQPAWDRAGGAARAQVLRAMADALEANIERLIAILAREAGKTLSDGIAEVREAVDFCRYYAVLAEDQFGAGEVLKGPVGETNSLRLAGRGVFVCISPWNFPLAIFTGQIAAALAAGNAVLAKPAEQTPLIAHEAVKLYHAAGLDPRLLALLPGRGETVGAALVAHEGLDGVAFTGGTDTAWRINQTLAQRQGPIVPFIAETGGLNGMFVDTTAQREQVIDDVIVSAFGSAGQRCSALRLLFLPHDTADHIIEGLKGAMDALVLGDPALAVTDVGPVIDAEAKGALETHLTRLQREAKVLHALKAPAGGTFFAPVLAEIPAADFLEREVFGPVLHVVRYKPEDLEQVAGALAARRYGLTLGVHSRIESFAADVQRLVPAGNAYVNRSMTGAVVGVQPFGGEGLSGTGPKAGGPHALLRFAVERALSVNITAQGGDPALLNL; the protein is encoded by the coding sequence ATGAATTGGGATAGCCTCGACGACGGCAAGTATCGCGACGAAGCCGCCGTGATCGCCGACCTGCTGGCCGCCGCGCCGCTCTCCAGCGAGGACCGCGCCGCCGTCCGCGCCGAGGCCGAGGCCCTGGTGCGCGGGGCCCGCCGCAGCGTCCGAAAGCAGGGCGTGGTCGAAAGCTTCCTGCAGGAGTTCTCGCTGGGCACCCGCGAGGGTCTGGCCTTGATGTGCCTGGCCGAGGCCCTGCTGCGCACGCCCGACGACGACACCCGCGACAAGCTGATCGCCGAGAAGATCGGCTCGGCCGACTGGGCCAGCCACCTGGGCGGCAGCGACAGCCTGTTCGTCAACGCCTCGACCTGGGGCCTGATGCTGACCGGCAAGATCGTCGAGCCCGACGACGAGGCTCGCAAGGACATGCCCGGCTTCATCAAGAAGCTGGCCGGGCGCCTCGGCGAGCCGGTGATCCGCGCCGCCGTCGGCCAGGCCATCCGCATCATGGGCGAGCAGTTCGTGCTGGGCCGCACGATCGAGGCCGCCATCAAGCGCGCCGCGAACGAAGACACCATGTGCTCGTTCGACATGCTGGGCGAAGGCGCCCGCACCGCCGCCGACGCCGAGCGCTATGAGAAGGCCTATGCCGACGCGATCACCACCGTCGGCAAGCTGTCGAACGGCGCCGGCCCCGAGAAGGGCCACGGCGTCTCGGTCAAGCTCTCGGCCCTGTGCCCGCGCTACGAGGCCACCCACGAGGACCGCGTGTGGGAGGAGCTCTATCCCCGCACCCTGCGCCTGGCCAAGATCGCCGCCCGCTACGACCTGAACTTCACGATCGACGCCGAGGAGGCCGATCGTCTGGCCCTGTCCCTGAAGCTGCTGGACAAGCTGTGCCGCGAGCCGGAGCTGGGCGACTGGACGGGCCTCGGCCTGGCCGTCCAGGCCTATCAGAAGCGCTGCGGCGAGGTCATCGCCCGCCTGCGCGCCCTGTCGGAAGCGACCGGCCGCCGCCTGATGGTCCGCCTGGTCAAGGGCGCCTATTGGGACAGCGAGATCAAGCGCGCCCAGGTCGCCGGCCGTCCGGACTATCCGGTCTATACGACCAAGCCGGCCACGGACCTGTCGTACCTGGTCAACGCCAAGGCGCTGATCGACGCCGCCCCGGCCCTCTACGCCCAGTTCGCCACCCACAACGCCCACACCCTGGCGGCCGTGGTGCGCATGGCCAAGAACGCTGACGTGCGCATCGAGCACCAGCGTCTGCACGGCATGGGCGAGGCGCTCTACAAGGCCGCCGACGACCTCTATGACGGGATCACGCTGCGAGCCTACGCGCCCGTGGGCGGTCACGAGGACCTCCTGCCCTACCTGGTCCGCCGCCTGCTGGAGAACGGCGCCAACACCTCGTTCGTCCACGCCCTGCTCGACGAACGGGTGCCGGTCGAGAAGGTCGTCACCGACCCGATCGACACCGTCGAGGCCCATCCCGACCGCCACGCCAAGATCCCGACGCCGATCCATGTCTACGGCCGGCGCCGCCAGAACAGCGCCGGCCTCGACCTGTCGGTGAAGGCCGACCGCGAGCGCCTCGCCGCCGCCGTTACGGCCGTCGACGCCGAGACCCTGTCGGCCGGTCCGCTGGTCGGCGGCAAGCTGGCCGTCGGCACGCCGCCGCTGCCCGTGGTCGCTCCGGCCGACGAAGGCCGCGTGGTCGGCGCCGTCTCCGAGGCCCAGCTGCCGCAGATCGACGAGGCCTTCCGCCTGGCTCGCGCCGCGCAACCGGCCTGGGATCGCGCCGGCGGCGCGGCCCGCGCCCAGGTGCTGCGCGCCATGGCCGACGCGCTCGAGGCCAATATCGAGCGGCTGATCGCCATCCTGGCGCGCGAAGCCGGCAAGACGCTGAGCGACGGCATCGCCGAGGTCCGCGAGGCTGTCGACTTCTGCCGCTACTACGCCGTGCTGGCCGAGGATCAGTTCGGCGCCGGCGAGGTCCTGAAGGGCCCGGTCGGCGAGACCAACAGCCTGCGCCTGGCCGGTCGCGGCGTGTTCGTCTGCATCAGCCCTTGGAACTTCCCGCTGGCCATCTTCACCGGCCAGATCGCCGCCGCCCTGGCGGCCGGCAACGCGGTGCTGGCCAAGCCGGCCGAGCAGACCCCGCTGATCGCCCACGAGGCCGTGAAGCTCTATCACGCCGCGGGCCTGGACCCGCGCCTCCTGGCCCTGCTGCCGGGTCGTGGCGAGACCGTCGGCGCGGCCCTGGTCGCCCACGAGGGCCTGGACGGCGTCGCCTTCACCGGCGGCACCGACACGGCCTGGCGGATCAACCAGACGCTCGCCCAACGCCAAGGCCCGATCGTGCCGTTCATCGCCGAAACGGGCGGCCTCAACGGCATGTTCGTCGACACGACGGCCCAGCGCGAGCAGGTGATCGACGACGTGATCGTCAGCGCCTTTGGTTCGGCCGGCCAGCGCTGCTCGGCCCTGCGCCTGCTGTTCCTGCCGCACGACACCGCCGACCACATCATCGAGGGCCTGAAGGGCGCGATGGACGCCCTCGTCCTGGGCGATCCAGCCCTGGCCGTCACCGACGTCGGCCCGGTCATCGACGCCGAGGCCAAGGGCGCGCTGGAGACGCACCTGACCCGCCTGCAACGCGAGGCCAAGGTGCTGCACGCGCTCAAAGCCCCCGCCGGCGGCACGTTCTTCGCGCCGGTCCTGGCCGAGATCCCCGCCGCCGACTTCCTGGAGCGCGAGGTGTTCGGCCCCGTCCTTCACGTGGTCCGCTACAAGCCCGAGGACCTGGAACAGGTCGCCGGCGCCCTGGCGGCCCGCCGCTACGGCCTGACCCTGGGCGTCCATTCGCGGATCGAGAGCTTCGCGGCCGACGTCCAACGCCTGGTCCCGGCCGGCAACGCCTACGTCAACCGCTCGATGACCGGCGCGGTTGTCGGCGTGCAGCCGTTCGGCGGCGAGGGCCTGTCGGGCACCGGCCCCAAGGCCGGCGGTCCCCACGCCCTGCTGCGCTTCGCGGTCGAGCGGGCGCTCAGCGTCAACATCACCGCCCAGGGCGGCGACCCTGCGCTGCTGAACCTGTAA
- a CDS encoding S9 family peptidase, protein MRFLPPAAIAAALLAPSLALAQIPTSIAGDWYGTLDAGPQKLPVVFHIQADGSATMDSPAQMARALPATATLKDGKLRFELRVAPIGFDGALSADGKTLVGEWTQGGASLPLSMSRTAPVLNRPQTPKPPFPYREEQLAYPNPASGLMLAGTLTLPEGKGPFPAVILISGSGTQDRDETVFGHKPFLVLADALTRKGVAVLRVDDRGAGGSQASPGSPPTLSAQTTDVAAGVALLRTRADVDPDRVGLIGHSEGGEIAALVAAQDPRVAFLVLMSAPGVKGVDLLATQNRAILAASGMPEDQVEIMLKNQLERWRTARDAVSETAARVELNALADRQGLSPESPQRRQIQALASPVWREMLAADPAPALGKIKVPVLAIGGTKDLQVDAKTNLAAIKAALPAGGDVTIKEMLGLNHLLQTANTGMMTEYMQIEETIAPTALSTIVDWTVAHATKAH, encoded by the coding sequence ATGCGTTTCCTGCCGCCGGCCGCCATCGCCGCCGCCCTGCTCGCGCCCAGCCTGGCGCTGGCTCAGATCCCAACCTCGATCGCGGGGGATTGGTACGGGACGCTCGATGCGGGGCCGCAGAAGCTGCCCGTGGTCTTCCACATCCAGGCCGACGGCTCGGCCACGATGGACAGCCCCGCCCAGATGGCCCGGGCGCTGCCGGCGACCGCGACCCTGAAGGACGGCAAGCTTCGGTTCGAGCTCCGCGTGGCGCCGATCGGCTTCGACGGCGCGCTTTCAGCCGACGGCAAGACGCTGGTGGGCGAGTGGACGCAAGGCGGGGCCAGCCTGCCGTTGTCCATGAGCCGCACGGCGCCGGTGCTGAACCGGCCCCAGACCCCCAAGCCGCCGTTCCCCTATCGCGAGGAGCAGCTCGCCTACCCCAATCCGGCCTCTGGCCTGATGCTGGCGGGAACCCTGACCCTGCCGGAAGGCAAGGGGCCGTTCCCGGCCGTCATCCTGATCAGCGGGTCGGGAACCCAGGACCGCGACGAGACGGTCTTCGGCCATAAGCCGTTCCTGGTGCTGGCCGACGCCCTGACGCGCAAGGGCGTGGCGGTGCTGCGGGTCGACGACCGCGGCGCGGGCGGCTCGCAGGCCAGCCCAGGCTCGCCGCCGACGCTCTCGGCCCAGACGACCGACGTCGCCGCGGGCGTCGCCTTGTTGCGGACGCGCGCCGACGTCGACCCGGACCGCGTCGGCCTGATCGGTCACAGCGAAGGCGGCGAGATCGCAGCGCTCGTGGCCGCCCAGGACCCGCGCGTCGCGTTCCTGGTCCTGATGTCCGCCCCGGGCGTGAAGGGCGTCGACCTGCTGGCGACGCAGAACCGGGCGATCCTGGCGGCCAGCGGAATGCCCGAGGACCAGGTCGAAATCATGCTGAAGAACCAGCTGGAGCGGTGGCGCACCGCGCGAGACGCCGTCAGCGAGACGGCCGCCCGCGTCGAACTCAACGCCTTGGCCGACCGCCAGGGCTTGTCGCCGGAGTCTCCGCAGAGGCGGCAGATCCAGGCGCTGGCCTCGCCGGTCTGGCGCGAAATGCTCGCCGCCGATCCGGCCCCGGCGCTGGGGAAGATCAAGGTTCCGGTGCTGGCGATCGGCGGGACCAAGGATCTGCAGGTCGACGCCAAGACGAACCTCGCGGCGATCAAGGCGGCCCTGCCGGCGGGCGGCGACGTCACCATCAAGGAGATGCTGGGCCTCAACCACCTCCTTCAGACGGCGAACACCGGCATGATGACCGAGTACATGCAGATCGAGGAGACCATCGCGCCCACGGCCCTATCGACCATCGTCGACTGGACCGTCGCCCACGCGACCAAGGCCCACTGA
- a CDS encoding cellulase family glycosylhydrolase, with the protein MTLSRRGLLAAAPALLAAGSAMAARPVQSQKGFVAVDKGRLSLDGKPYRFAGANLWYGAWLGAPASFGDLERLRRELDRLKGLGVTNLRVLGAGERSPAKAAVSPTFQEEPGVYRQELLKGLDVLLAEMAKRDMKAVIYVNNFWDWSGGMPAYLNWVGNGPWFQQGDPAHPWPEYPDYSARFYGDAKANALFLRYLRGLVGRMNTVTGKAYRDDPTIMAWQLANEPRPGGTAAFGDRNMAVFQQWIRDTSTIIKTLDPRHLVCTGSEGLKGCLENEACVVDAHRPTTIDYVTAHVWPNNWGWIDPKNQPATYEAGEARCRDYVARHIAIARQLGKPLVIEEFGLIREARAFAPGSATADKDRFYRTIYGLALADMKAGGPTAGTNFWAWNGEGRAQHPDAWFAAGDKSFVGDPPQEEQGLYGVFDTDASTLAVIAEHAAAVRALG; encoded by the coding sequence ATGACCCTATCCCGCCGGGGCCTGCTCGCCGCCGCGCCCGCCCTGCTGGCGGCCGGATCGGCGATGGCCGCGCGTCCCGTTCAGAGCCAGAAAGGCTTCGTCGCCGTCGACAAGGGCCGTCTATCCCTCGACGGCAAGCCCTACCGCTTCGCCGGCGCGAACCTCTGGTACGGCGCCTGGCTGGGCGCGCCGGCGTCGTTCGGGGACCTGGAGCGGCTGAGGCGCGAGCTGGATCGGCTCAAGGGCCTGGGCGTCACCAACCTCCGCGTCCTCGGCGCGGGCGAGCGCTCGCCGGCCAAGGCGGCCGTTTCGCCGACCTTCCAGGAGGAGCCGGGCGTCTATCGCCAGGAGTTGCTGAAGGGCCTCGACGTCCTGCTGGCCGAGATGGCCAAGCGCGACATGAAGGCGGTCATCTACGTCAACAACTTCTGGGACTGGTCGGGCGGCATGCCGGCCTATCTGAACTGGGTCGGGAACGGCCCGTGGTTCCAGCAGGGCGACCCAGCCCATCCGTGGCCCGAATATCCCGACTATTCGGCGCGCTTCTACGGCGACGCCAAGGCCAACGCCCTGTTCCTGCGCTACCTGCGCGGCCTGGTCGGCCGGATGAACACCGTGACCGGCAAGGCCTATCGCGACGATCCCACGATCATGGCCTGGCAGTTGGCCAACGAGCCCCGCCCGGGCGGGACGGCCGCCTTTGGCGACCGCAACATGGCGGTGTTCCAGCAGTGGATCCGCGACACCTCGACGATCATCAAGACGCTGGATCCGCGCCACCTGGTCTGCACCGGCAGCGAGGGCCTCAAGGGCTGCCTCGAGAACGAGGCCTGCGTGGTCGACGCCCACAGGCCGACGACGATCGACTACGTCACCGCCCACGTCTGGCCCAACAACTGGGGCTGGATCGATCCCAAGAACCAGCCGGCGACCTACGAGGCCGGCGAGGCGCGTTGCCGCGACTATGTCGCCCGCCACATCGCCATCGCCCGCCAGCTGGGCAAGCCGCTGGTGATCGAAGAGTTCGGCCTGATCCGCGAGGCGCGCGCCTTCGCCCCCGGCTCGGCCACCGCCGACAAGGACCGCTTCTACCGGACGATCTACGGCTTGGCCCTGGCCGACATGAAGGCCGGCGGCCCCACGGCGGGGACCAACTTCTGGGCTTGGAACGGCGAGGGCCGCGCCCAGCATCCCGACGCCTGGTTCGCGGCCGGCGACAAGAGCTTCGTCGGCGATCCGCCGCAGGAGGAGCAGGGCCTGTACGGCGTCTTCGACACCGACGCCTCGACCCTGGCGGTGATCGCCGAGCACGCGGCGGCGGTGCGGGCGCTAGGCTAG
- a CDS encoding helix-turn-helix transcriptional regulator — protein MSGDGFDVRTLAATFYAGTTLGAHRHAWGQLVFAASGVMRVTTEAAAWTIPPTRAIWLPAGVPHAIVVQGEVALRTLYIDRPRSDPLPKAPEALEVAPLLRELILHILAIGMLAPDRPEHDRLAGLLVDLLISARREDLSLPLPRDARALRVAEIWRRDPADGRALADIAREAGASLRTLQRLFPAETGLSLEAWRQKARLIHAVTRLSAGVSVTETALDCGYQSPAAFAEAFTRRFGVSPTRFAGRR, from the coding sequence TTGAGCGGCGACGGCTTCGACGTCCGCACCCTGGCGGCGACCTTCTACGCCGGGACCACGCTGGGCGCGCACCGGCACGCCTGGGGGCAACTGGTCTTCGCGGCGTCGGGCGTCATGCGGGTGACGACCGAGGCGGCGGCCTGGACGATCCCGCCCACGCGGGCGATCTGGCTTCCGGCCGGCGTCCCTCACGCCATCGTCGTCCAGGGCGAGGTGGCCCTGCGCACGCTCTATATCGACAGACCGCGATCTGACCCTCTGCCCAAGGCGCCCGAGGCCCTTGAGGTCGCGCCGCTGCTGCGCGAACTGATCCTGCATATCCTGGCGATCGGAATGCTGGCCCCCGACCGCCCCGAGCATGACCGTCTGGCCGGTCTGCTGGTCGACCTGCTGATCTCGGCGCGGCGCGAGGACCTTAGCCTTCCCTTGCCGCGGGACGCGCGCGCCCTCCGCGTGGCGGAAATCTGGCGGCGCGACCCCGCCGACGGTCGCGCGCTGGCCGACATCGCGAGGGAGGCGGGCGCCAGTCTGCGCACCCTGCAGCGCTTGTTCCCCGCCGAGACAGGCCTGTCGCTGGAGGCCTGGCGGCAGAAAGCGCGGCTGATCCACGCCGTGACCCGCCTGTCGGCCGGCGTCAGCGTCACCGAGACGGCGCTGGACTGCGGCTACCAGAGCCCGGCCGCGTTCGCCGAAGCCTTCACCCGCCGGTTCGGCGTCTCGCCGACGCGGTTCGCGGGCAGACGCTAG
- a CDS encoding VOC family protein: MAAIFRHFAINADDTGRARRFYGAVFGWVFDPWGPPGFYQIKNAGQGVLGALQDRREIVAGVRMTSFEPSFGVEDIQATIKAVEAGGGKIVMPPYKIEGVGTLIYFEDPEGNLVGAMQYEPGVFAEAGD, translated from the coding sequence ATGGCGGCCATCTTCCGACATTTCGCGATCAACGCCGACGATACGGGGCGCGCGAGACGCTTCTATGGCGCGGTCTTCGGCTGGGTTTTCGATCCATGGGGGCCGCCGGGGTTCTACCAGATCAAGAACGCGGGGCAGGGCGTGCTGGGCGCCTTGCAGGACCGACGGGAGATCGTTGCCGGCGTGCGAATGACCAGCTTCGAGCCCAGCTTCGGGGTCGAGGACATCCAGGCAACGATCAAGGCGGTCGAGGCGGGCGGCGGCAAGATCGTCATGCCGCCCTACAAGATCGAGGGCGTGGGCACGCTGATCTATTTCGAGGACCCGGAGGGCAATCTGGTCGGCGCCATGCAGTACGAGCCCGGGGTCTTCGCCGAGGCCGGTGATTGA
- a CDS encoding carboxylesterase/lipase family protein yields MDPDRRTLITGAAAAAAYAALPGSGFTAEKRSPVVKTTNGKVRGYLDGEVSVFKGLRYGADTGGARRFMPPVPPEPWTDVKDALAYGPASMQTGKGEEGEPLSEDCLFLNVWTPAKAGKNGLADGGKRPVMFYIHGGAYNGGSGASPWYEGTKLAKRGDVVVVTVNHRLNAFGYLYLARIFNDPSVADSGNAGQLDLVLALRWVRDNIAAFGGDPDRVMLFGQSGGGAKIATLMGMPAAKGLFHRAATMSGQQVTVGGPFNATRRAKAFLDKLAIKDLAALRALPPAEMLNGLKAVDPIAASGGVYMGPVLDERSLTRHPFFPDAAPEGLAVPMMCGNTHDETKGFIGWDAKAFPQTWDEVVARLPGQFNARIDIDPETVVAFYRQTYPNYSPADVYFAASTAGRSWKAAIIQAEERARAGAPAYVYQVNWKSPIQGGIFGAPHTIDIGLVFGTLDAKGSIVGTGPESVAMSNTMSDAFVNFARAGDPNGGALPKWEPYTLERRQTMVFDNASRMEDDPRGAERRFFNRVPFTQFGT; encoded by the coding sequence ATGGACCCTGACCGCCGCACCCTGATCACTGGCGCCGCCGCCGCGGCCGCTTACGCCGCCCTGCCCGGCAGCGGCTTCACGGCCGAGAAGCGGTCCCCCGTGGTCAAGACGACCAACGGCAAGGTGCGCGGCTATCTCGACGGCGAGGTCAGCGTCTTCAAGGGCCTGCGTTACGGCGCCGACACCGGCGGCGCGCGGCGGTTCATGCCGCCGGTCCCGCCCGAGCCCTGGACCGACGTGAAGGACGCGCTCGCCTACGGCCCGGCCTCGATGCAGACCGGCAAGGGCGAGGAGGGCGAGCCCCTCTCGGAAGACTGCCTGTTCCTGAACGTCTGGACGCCGGCGAAGGCTGGGAAGAACGGCTTGGCGGACGGCGGCAAGCGGCCGGTGATGTTCTACATCCACGGCGGCGCCTATAACGGCGGATCGGGGGCCAGCCCCTGGTACGAGGGGACCAAGCTCGCCAAGCGCGGCGACGTGGTGGTGGTCACGGTAAACCACCGCCTGAACGCCTTCGGCTATCTCTATCTGGCCCGCATCTTCAACGATCCCAGCGTCGCCGACAGCGGCAACGCCGGCCAGCTAGACCTCGTTTTGGCCCTGCGGTGGGTGCGCGACAACATCGCCGCCTTCGGGGGCGATCCGGACCGGGTGATGCTGTTTGGCCAGTCGGGCGGCGGGGCCAAGATCGCCACCCTGATGGGCATGCCGGCCGCCAAGGGCCTCTTCCACCGCGCCGCCACCATGAGCGGCCAGCAGGTCACGGTCGGCGGGCCATTCAACGCCACCCGCCGCGCCAAGGCGTTCCTGGACAAGCTCGCGATCAAGGACCTGGCCGCCCTGCGCGCCCTGCCGCCCGCCGAGATGCTGAACGGCCTGAAGGCCGTCGATCCGATCGCCGCCTCGGGCGGGGTCTATATGGGTCCGGTGCTGGACGAGCGGAGCCTGACCCGCCACCCGTTCTTCCCCGACGCCGCGCCCGAGGGGCTGGCCGTGCCGATGATGTGCGGCAACACCCACGACGAGACCAAGGGCTTCATCGGCTGGGACGCCAAGGCCTTCCCCCAGACCTGGGACGAGGTGGTCGCCAGGCTGCCGGGCCAGTTCAACGCCCGCATCGACATCGACCCCGAGACGGTCGTGGCCTTCTACCGCCAGACCTATCCGAACTATTCGCCGGCCGACGTCTATTTCGCCGCCTCGACCGCCGGGCGCTCGTGGAAGGCGGCGATCATCCAGGCCGAGGAGCGGGCCCGCGCCGGCGCGCCGGCCTATGTCTATCAGGTCAATTGGAAGTCGCCGATCCAGGGCGGGATCTTCGGCGCGCCGCACACGATCGACATCGGCCTGGTGTTCGGCACGCTGGACGCCAAGGGCTCGATCGTCGGAACGGGACCGGAGTCGGTCGCCATGTCGAACACGATGAGCGACGCCTTCGTGAACTTCGCCCGCGCCGGCGATCCGAACGGCGGCGCCCTGCCCAAGTGGGAGCCCTATACGCTGGAGCGCCGCCAGACGATGGTGTTCGACAACGCCTCCCGCATGGAGGACGACCCGCGCGGGGCCGAGCGCCGGTTCTTCAACCGCGTGCCCTTCACCCAGTTCGGGACCTGA